The genome window CGCGGCTCGCCCACCACGGGGTGCCGAAGGTACGGCCGGGGACCGCGCCGCCCGCGTTGGGGCTGACGGGCCGGCTGAACATCACCCTCAGGGTCAGCGGCTTCGGCCGGGACCCGCAGCGGATCATGGGAGACTCCCCCTCATGAGCGGTAAGGCGGGTCCCCGGGCGGTAGGGGAAGGGAACACACGGACACGGCTGGACCGCGGGCGCGGCGCGCTCGGACCCGCGCTGGAGCTGGTGCACACCGGCCGTGCGCCGACGCGCGCCGTGCTCACCGCCGAGCTGGGCGTCACCCGGGCGACCGCCGGAGCGGTGGCCGCCGAACTGGAGGCGCTCGGCCTGATCCGCGTCGACGCCCACCCGGGGCCGCCGCCGGGACGCAGGGCGGCCCTCGCACCGGCTGGAGATCGCCGAGGACGGACCCGTGGCGCTCGCCGCCCAGGTGCACGCCGACGGCTTCCGGGCCGCGCTCGTCGGCCTCGGTGGCAGCATCGTCGCGACCGCCCCCGGCTGCGAGACCGTCGACGCCGACCCGGCCAAGGTGCTCGGCTCGGTGGTCGAAGCGGGCGCCGAACTGCTGCGCGAGACCGGGCGGCGCTGTGTGGGCGCCGGGCTCGCCGTGCCGTCCGCGGTCGCCGAGCCGGAGGGCCTGGCGCTCAACCCGCTGCACCTCGACTGGCCGGCGGGAGCACCCGTACGGGAGATCTTCGCCGAGCGGGTGCGCGCCGCCGGCATCACGGGGCCCGCCTTCGCCGCCAACGACATCAACCTGGCCGCGCTCGCCGAGCACCGCCACGGCGCGGGCCGCGGCTCCAGGGACCTGCTGTGCGTGGCCACCGGGCACCGGGGCGTGGGCGGCGCGCTGGTGCTCGACGGACGGTTGCACACGGGCAGTTCGGGTCTGGCGCTCGAGGTCGGCCACCTCACCGTGAACCCGGAGGGCCGCCCCTGCCACTGCGGCAGCCGTGGCTGTCTCGATGTGGAGGCGGACCCGCTGGCCTTCCTGGCGGCGGCCGAGCGCGAGGCCGGTCCCGAGGTCTCACAGCTTCAACAGGCCAACGACCTCATCCGCACCGCGTACGCCACCGACCCGGCCGTCCGCGGCGCCGTCGAGCTGCTGATCGACCGGCTAGGCCTCGGTCTCGCCGGCCTCGTCAACATCCTCAACCCGGACCGCATCATCCTCGGCGGGCTGCACCGCACCCTGCTCGACGCCGACCCCGAGCGGCTGCGCGCCGTCGTCGCCGACCGCAGCCTGTGGGGTCGCAGCGGCCAAGTCCCCGTCCTCGCCTGCACACTCGACCACAACAGCCTGGTCGGAGCGGCGGAGCTGGCGTGGCAGCCGGTACTGGACGACCCACTGGCCGCCCTCACCTGACGCCGCGTCAGGCACCGCCCGGGGTTTCGCCGGCTGGGCCGTGTGCGGCAGGTGCGGGCGCACCCCGGCGGACCAGGTACTGCGCCACCCCGTCGCCGAGCGACCAGTCGGCGGATTCGTTCTCGGTCACGGTGACGAACACGTTGCGCGGCTCGGTTCCCGCGTACGTCTGGGCGAGTTCGGCGATCCGCCGGTACAGGGCCTGCTTGCGCTCGGGCGGACGCCCGGAGCGCATGGTGATCGCGACGTACACGATGCCCTCGTCACGGTGCACGCCCAGGTAGTCGTCGTAGCGCAGCGTGCTGCGGGTGCCGTCGTGGCCGGTGAGGACCTGGAAACGGTCGTCGGGCGGGATGCCGAGCGTCTCGACCAGGGCGTCGTGCACGGCACGGCCGAGCGCGTCGAGCCGCTCGGGGCCGGCGCCCAGGGCGTCTACACGTACGAAGGGCATGGGCTCGTGTTCCTTTCTCAGGCGGCTGCGGCACGGCGGGGCCTCGCGACCAGTTCGCCGCCGCAGTTGGGACAGACGTGCCGCATGGCCTCGCTGCACGGCTCGCAGAACGTGCACTCGTACGAGCAGATGCGGGCGGGCCCGTCGTGCGGCAGCGCGGCGGTCTCGCAGCGTTCGCAGTGGTCACGCATCTCCAGGGCCATGTCGTCGCCTTTCGTCCGGGACCTGTTCCTTCACATCCTCCGGTCCGCCACGCAGGCCGAAAGCGCCGGCAGGGACAATGCTCGACACGATCGGGCCATGGGCGGGTCCGCGGCGCTCAGCGCCAGTCCACGCCGAAGGCATGGCCGGGGTTCTCCGTGAGGATGCGGTGCACCAGCTCCTCGCCCAGGGCGACTTCGAGCCTCGGCCGCACGCGGCGCAGCAGATACGGCATGCCGGGGCCGCCGGCCACGGAGCGGGCCGCGGCGGTGGTCGTGTCGCCGCCGAGCAGCAGCCGGTCGCCGAAGCCGGCGTCGGCCAGGGCCCGTACCGCGTCCGGCATCCGCCAGTCCGTGGCGTGGTTCGCCCGTGACGGACCGTCGAACGCCAGGTAGGCGCCGGATTCCGCGGCCTGGCGGTGCACGACGGAGTCCGGGTTGCGGTTGAGGTGCCCGAGGATCACCCGGTGGGCCGGGACCGCCAACTCGTCGCACAGCAGGTCCAGTACGTCGAGCACGCCCGTGCCCAGCTCATGGTGGACCGCGATCGGCGCGCCCGTCGCGTGGTGCGCCTCCGCCGCCGCGGTCATCGTCCAGCGGGCGTGCGCGTCGAGGGCGTGGAAACCGCCGGCGATCTTGATCAGCCCTGCTCTGATCCCGGACGTGCCGATGCCCTCGGTGAGTTCGTGGACGAAGACGTCGGCCAGCCGGTCGCGCAGGCCGGCGAGCGTGCCGTCGTCGTAGTGGACGGACTGGTGCAGTCCGGTCGCGGCGACCAGGTGCACACCGGTCTCCCGGGACAACGGCGGTAGGTCGGCGGCGCGCCGGCCCAGGCCGTACGGGGTCCACTGCACGACGGCCGAGCCGCCCTGGGCGCGGAACGCGGCCAGCTCGGCCCGGGCCGCGGACACGCTGCGCAGCTCCTGGCCCGGCAGTTGCGGACTGGCGAAGAACAGGTGGTCATGGGCGTCGCACACGCCCAGGTCCTCGGGACGCACGTCGCCGAGGACCGTACGGACGAAGCTCACCACTGCCGCCCCCGCGGCAGCTCACCCCGTCCGGGCGCCGACATGTGCAGCACCTGGAACACGTCGCCTTCGGCCTTCGGCGTGTCGTGCTCCCAGAGCGAGAAGTGGACCAACTCCCAGCCCCGCGTGTCGACGGCCGCCGCCGCGAGCACCGCACCGTCGTCCCCGGCCAGCCGCCCGGCCTCGCGCACCGCGTCCTCCATGACCTCGGACAGATGGACGCCGTCGGGCACCGCTTGACGCCGGCGCACCGCCACGACGGCGGGGGAGTCCGCGGCCACGCCCTCCTCGTATGCCAGCCCCGTCCATTGCCGGACCACCGGCCGCCCGAAGTCGCCCACGAGCCCCTGGAAGGCGCCTCCCCACAGGAAGGTGTTCATGCCCTCCACGGTGTTCCACAGATAGAACGGCGCGTACTGGTTGACCGGAGAGCCGTGCACGCCCCGCTCACGCATCAGGTACGCCTTGAAGCCGAGGCCGTCCCAGTCGTCGAGCAGATGCCCGATGCGGGAGACGCGGTCTCGGATGATCCCCATGTCGTAGTCGGCGGGCAGGGCCAGTTCGTACTGCATGGCATGCATCGTCAACAGCTCCTAAGAGGTCGGTCGGAGAAGGGCGAGCAGACCTCGCACCCCCGCGTCGAAAGCCGCCGGTGAACCCGAGGCGCGGGCCAGCACATAGCCGCCCTGCACCGTCGCGAGGATCGTCGCCGCGATCTCCTCCGCGTCCAGGGACTGCCCGAACTGGCCTTGCTCCTTGCCCTCTTCGACGATTCCGGCCAGCTGCTCGCGCAGCCAGTCGATCGTCTCGTCGACGGGCGCCCGCAGCTCGTCGCTCGCCACCACGTCCGGGTCCATCGTCAGCCGACCGATCGGGCAGCCGCGCAACACGTCGCGTTCGCGCCGCAGATACGCCTGGATCCGCTCGTACGGTGTCCCGGGCCCGTCGAGCACGCCCTGTGCGGTGGCGCGCATCTCCTCGGCGGTGCGCCGGATGGCGGCCAGCGCCAGGTCCGGCTTGCCCTTGAAGTGGTGGTACATGCTGCCCTGCCCGGCGCCCGAGCGCTCCAGGATCGCCTTGGGGCTGGTGCCCACGTATCCGCGCTCCCACAGCAGCTCGCGGGTGGACTCGATCAGTCGCTCCGGTGTGCCCATCCGAGCACTGTACATACTGGTAGGTACAGAAGTCGACCTGCCGAACCGCCTCTCGAACCCCGCTCGTGAGGGAGCAGCGCCGAACGCCCGCCTACTCCCCGGGAGGTACGCGCACTGCCCTCGGCCGTACGACGACCCGGACCCCCTACCGGAGCCAGTCTCGAGGCATCACCCGACAACCCACCGAGGGAGATGGCCTCACGATGCAGACCCTGGCTCACTGGGACGGCGGCCCCGGCCCGTGGATCCTGTTCTTCCCGCTGATCTGGGCGGCCGTCGTCGTCGGCGCCGTCACCGTCCTGCGCCGCACCGCCCGGCGCGGCCGCGGCGGCCCCTGGCGCCCGATGGACGGCCGCCCCACAGGCGACTCGCCGATCGCGGTGCTCGGGCGCCGCTTCGCCTCCGGAGAGATCGACGAGGACGAGTACTGGCGCCGCCTCTCCGTCCTGGACGAGCAGTTCGGCCGCACCGGCAAGGGCGGTCCCGCATGACCGCGGCGACCGGCACGCGAACGGCCGCCCGGGTCGTCGACGCCGTCAAGGTCCACGGCAGCGGTGACACCGCCGTGCGGGCCCTGGACGAGGTGAGTTCCGGCTTCCCGGCCGACCGTTACACCGTGGTCACCGGTCTCTCGGCGTCCGGCCGGTCCACGCTGCCGCACTGCTCGGCGGGCGGCCCGCCTTGATGTCCTGCGGGCCATCGCCACGGAACGACCCGGCCGGTACGCACCGGGAAGAGGGTCACCGCCCGGTCAGCCGGCAACGGCGGACCGGGCGGGAGCATGGCGGGTAGTGTGCTCGTCGACCGCCGACCCATGGGCGGGCGCCTCGAGAGCACGTTCGTACGGGGTACGGCTGCGCACGGGCCCGGCCGGCGCCGCCGACGGCGCGGGAAGCGTGAACCAGACGACCTTCCCCGAATCGCCGTCCGGACGCGCACCCCAGCTGGCGGCCACAGCGGCGACCATCGCCAGCCCGCGTCCGCTGGTGGCGGAGGGATCCGGCGCGCGCAACTCCGGCAGGCGCGGATCGTGGTCGTGCACCGAGACGGTGAGCCGGTCGAGCAGCAACTCCATCTCCACGGTGCACGTCTTGTCGGGCTGGGCATGCAGGTGGACGTTGGTCAACAGCTCCGTCACACCGAGCGCGGCCCGGTCGATCAAGGAATCGAGATGCCAGTAGCGCAACTGCGCCGATACGATTCTGCGGACCTGGCCGATCCGCGACGGCAGGGCTTGGAGCTCCACCGTGCAGTGCCTGCTTGGCTGGCTGATCACGGCTGCGACTCCCCGAATTGAGGTCCGGAAGAAGACACGGAGATCGGATCCAGCAGGGTGGCCGGGTGTGCACGCCGCCTGCTGTGCGGCTGAGTACTCCGGCCGCCTGGTGCGGAACGGCTTCGTACGGGGGCCGCCCGCTGTCGTGACCGGCGGCTGGTTCTTCAGCGTAATCGCCGGTAAACCGAGAGTGATGTGAGACCAGAGTGACGCAGGGCACGCCGCGCCGCAACTCACGCCGCGCTCAGCCGCCGCGACCTGCCGCCTTGCGGACCGCCTCGATGAACCGCCGCGCCGACGGCGGCCCCGGCTGACCCGGCGCCGGGTCGTGATCACCGAGCGTCAGTGAATAGCGGGTGCCGTTGAGATCCGCCAGCGCCCGGTCCTCGGGCGCGAACCAGGGCTGGGACGCACGCACCGCCTGCACCGGCGCGCTGTCGATCTCGCTGCCGTAACTGGTGAGCAGTCGCAGCCTGCCGTCGCTGATCCGGACCTGCCCGGCCCGGGTGAGCGACCGCAGCCCCTTCCCGATCCGCACACCCGTGGCCGTGAACTCCGGCTCCGCCATGATGTCCGCCCCCTTGTGCGTTCGGCTGGCCCCGCCGCGGATCCCGCCCGGCGGCGCGATCCCGCGATCTCGATCGAGAGTTCGGTCGTGATCCAGTGTGCATCCCCGGCTCGGACGGGTCTCCCGTGCGGAGTCCGCCGCACCGGCTCCCGTCCCGCCGTGCAGTCTGCCCCGGCCCAGCGCGTCGCACCAGTGCGCACACCGAGGCGGCGGCAGCCGGCCGGCGCACTCGCGCGGATGCGCCCCCACGGATTTCCGCCTGTTCCCCGCTCCCTTCCCAGGTGCGCCTTTGGGTGGCTCAAAGATGCGTTTATGCAGGTGAGAAGGCATGTGAAAGGTGCCTATGATGCAGAGGTCCGACCGAGTGATCCGGACATCTGCACGCCCCGGTAAGGAGTCCCGCCGTGAGTACCTCCCAGATGACCCGACCCGGCGAGACCCTCGACGTGGACCGCAGTGAGCCCGAATACCGGGCCTGGCTGAAAGCGGCCGTCCGCAAGGTCCAGGCCGACGCCAACCGTTCCGCCGACACGCATCTGCTGCGCTTCCCGCTGCCCGAGCACTGGGGCATCGACCTGTATCTGAAGGACGAGTCGACCCACCCCACGGGCAGCCTCAAGCACCGTCTGGCGCGTTCGCTGTTCCTGTACGGGCTGTGCAACGGCTGGATCCGGCCGGGCCGCCCGGTGATCGAGGCGTCCAGCGGTTCCACGGCCGTCTCGGAGGCCTACTTCGCGAAGCTCATCGGCGTGCCCTTCGTCGCGGTCATGCCGCGCACGACGAGCGCCGAGAAGTGCCGCCTGATCGAGTTCCATGGCGGGCGGTGCCACTTCGTGGACGACCCGCGCACGATGTACGAGGCCTCGGCCGCCCTCGCGGAGGAGACCGGGGGGCACTACATGGACCAGTTCACCTACGCGGAACGGGCCACGGACTGGCGCGGCAACAACAACATCGCCGAATCCGTCTTCCGCCAGCTGGAGTTGGAGCGGTTTCCGGAGCCCGCGTGGATCGTCGCCACGGCCGGCACCGGCGGCACCTCGGCGACCATCGCGCGGTACGTGCACTACATGGGGTACGACACCCGCGTCTGTGTCGCCGACCCGGAGAACTCCTGCTTCTTCGAAGGGTGGACGACCGGCGATCCGGAGGTCACCTGTGACCGCGGCTCGCGGATCGAGGGCATCGGCCGGCCCCGGATGGAGCCCAGCTTCGTACCCGGCGCCATCGACCGGATGATGAAGGTCCCGGACGCGGCCGCCGTCGCCGCGGTACGGGCCCTGGAGCGGGGGATCGGCCGCAAGGCGGGCGGCTCGACCGGCACGGGCCTGTGGGGCGCGCTGAAGATCGTCGCTGAGATGGTGGCCGACGGGCGCACGGGCAGCGTGGTCACCCTGCTGTGCGACCCGGGGGACCGTTATCTGGACAAGTACTACTCGGACGTGTGGCTGGCCGAACAGGGACTGGACATCGCACCGTACGCCGCGGCGATCGAGTCACTGCTGCGGACGGGGGTCTGGCCGGGCTGATCCCGGCCGGTGCCTCGGTGGCGCGGCCGGGGGCCCCGCTCGAAGAGCTCGGGGAGTGCGTCTCAGGCGTCGCGAGCCCGGCGCCCGTCCTGTCCGGAGCTCTGATCCGCGAGCCTGCGGTCCAGTGCCGTCACCGCGCCGCGGAACACCCGTGCCAGGGCACCACGCGACAGCCTCACCAGCAGGCGGAAGAGCGCGTTGCCGTCGGCCGCCCACGTCCACTGCACACGGGTGCCCGTACCGACGGGGGTGAGCCGCCACTCCTCGAGCAGCGCGCGGACGCCCGGGACGGTCGCCTCGTCGACCCGGTACGCGTACAGCTCGTCGGGCTCGGCCGCGACGATCGTCTCGCGGAAGCGGGTGCCGCCGGCGAGACGCACCTTGCGTCCCGCGCCCTCGTCGATGAGACCTATGGACCTCACCGCGGGAAACCAGTCGCTCCAGCCGGGGACGTCGTCGGCGAGGGCCCGAAAGACCGCCTCGGGTGCGGCGGCCATCTCCCCGGCGAACACGAGCCGCACGGGAGCGGTCCGCGTGAACGCGAGTCCCACCGGGCGCAGGCGGTGTGCCATGGACGGAACCTCCTCGCGGGACGTGCGCGAACGGAAGCCGGCTGCGTTCAGCCTAGCTGACGTGGTGTCAGCTGTCTGTTCCTTCCTCGGACTCTCCCGCGACCACCAGCCGCCGCAGGTGCTCCGAGATCTCCGTCCGCGCGTCCGTCGGCAGTCCCGCGTCGGTCACCAGCGTGTCGACCTCCTCCAGCGCGGCGAACGAACTCAGGCCCACCGTGCCCCACTTGGTGTGGTCGGCGACCACCACCACACGCCGTGCGGACTGCACGAGCTGCCGGTTGGTCTCGGCCTCCGCCAGGTTCGGCGTCGACAGGCCCGCCTCCAGCGATATGCCGTGCACCCCGAGGAACAGCACGTCGAAGTGGAGGGAGGCGATCGCCCGGTCGGCGACGGGGCCCACCAGCGAGTCGGACGGGGTGCGCACACCGCCGGTGAGGACGACCGTGGCCGCGCCCTGCCGCTGGCCCGAGGTGCGCTGCGCGGCGTGGAAGACGTCGGCCACCCGCACCGAATTGGTGACGACGGTCAGATCCGGCACGTCGAGCAGGTGCTGGGCCAGCGCGTACGTCGTCGTGCCGCCGGACAGCGCGATCGCCGTGCCCGGAGTGACCAGCTCGGCCGCGGCCCGGGCGATGTCCTCCTTGGCCGTCAGCTCCAGGCCCGACTTCGCCTCGAACCCCGGTTCGTGCGTACTGGCCTCCACCACGGGCACCGCGCCGCCGTGCACCTTCTCCAGCACGCCCTGGCGGGCGAGTGCGTCGAGATCGCGGCGGACCGTCATGTCGGAGACGCCGAGCTTGCGCGTCAGCTCGTTCACGCGGACACCGCCGCGTCGTCGCACCTCGTCCAGGATCAGGGCACGGCGCTGCTCCGCGAGGAGGTTCTGATTCTCGCTCACGTCCGCTCCGTCCCCTTTCATCCCACCACATCCCACATGTCGCCTATACCGGCTCCGACGAGGTCATTGTCCCGCCGCCGGCACCGCGGACGCCCCATCCTCGCACGGCCTCGCCGCAGGTGGCGCCATCGCCCGTCACCTGGGATCCTTCCGTCCTCCCCGCCGCTGTCACACATATCGGGGAGATTCCGCGCCGGCAGGTGTGCGCCGCCGGCACAGCGGAGATCCTGTCGCTGCCCGGACACACCGTACGCAGCGCGGGGGAAGAGCGGAACAGTGGAACGTGCACGGGAACACGAGGGGGAGTGCGGCGACTTCGCAGAGCCGTCCGCGCCGGCCCTGGAACTCCTGGTCCACGGAGTCGGCGGCACCACGCCCGAGGCGATGCTCGGCGATCCGCGCACGGTGAGGATCACCGGTGACGAGACGGCCGCGGTGTACCGGCGCGCCGACGACGCCGACGCGGAACGGCGGCCCGGCGAAAACCGCGATCAGCCGGTGCCCGAGGCATACGTCTGGTGCAACCTGACCTCCGGGAACGCCGCTCGCGCCCTGTGGCTGTTGCTGCTGCCGTTCATGGTCGCCAATCTCGCCCACTGGATGCGCCCCACGACCATCGGCCGACGGCGGACCGTCCGCCTGTACGGAGTGAT of Streptomyces cynarae contains these proteins:
- a CDS encoding L-cysteine desulfhydrase Cds1, producing the protein MTRPGETLDVDRSEPEYRAWLKAAVRKVQADANRSADTHLLRFPLPEHWGIDLYLKDESTHPTGSLKHRLARSLFLYGLCNGWIRPGRPVIEASSGSTAVSEAYFAKLIGVPFVAVMPRTTSAEKCRLIEFHGGRCHFVDDPRTMYEASAALAEETGGHYMDQFTYAERATDWRGNNNIAESVFRQLELERFPEPAWIVATAGTGGTSATIARYVHYMGYDTRVCVADPENSCFFEGWTTGDPEVTCDRGSRIEGIGRPRMEPSFVPGAIDRMMKVPDAAAVAAVRALERGIGRKAGGSTGTGLWGALKIVAEMVADGRTGSVVTLLCDPGDRYLDKYYSDVWLAEQGLDIAPYAAAIESLLRTGVWPG
- a CDS encoding TetR/AcrR family transcriptional regulator, with the translated sequence MGTPERLIESTRELLWERGYVGTSPKAILERSGAGQGSMYHHFKGKPDLALAAIRRTAEEMRATAQGVLDGPGTPYERIQAYLRRERDVLRGCPIGRLTMDPDVVASDELRAPVDETIDWLREQLAGIVEEGKEQGQFGQSLDAEEIAATILATVQGGYVLARASGSPAAFDAGVRGLLALLRPTS
- a CDS encoding DUF1272 domain-containing protein; this translates as MALEMRDHCERCETAALPHDGPARICSYECTFCEPCSEAMRHVCPNCGGELVARPRRAAAA
- a CDS encoding SRPBCC family protein, translating into MAHRLRPVGLAFTRTAPVRLVFAGEMAAAPEAVFRALADDVPGWSDWFPAVRSIGLIDEGAGRKVRLAGGTRFRETIVAAEPDELYAYRVDEATVPGVRALLEEWRLTPVGTGTRVQWTWAADGNALFRLLVRLSRGALARVFRGAVTALDRRLADQSSGQDGRRARDA
- a CDS encoding phosphotriesterase family protein, producing MSFVRTVLGDVRPEDLGVCDAHDHLFFASPQLPGQELRSVSAARAELAAFRAQGGSAVVQWTPYGLGRRAADLPPLSRETGVHLVAATGLHQSVHYDDGTLAGLRDRLADVFVHELTEGIGTSGIRAGLIKIAGGFHALDAHARWTMTAAAEAHHATGAPIAVHHELGTGVLDVLDLLCDELAVPAHRVILGHLNRNPDSVVHRQAAESGAYLAFDGPSRANHATDWRMPDAVRALADAGFGDRLLLGGDTTTAAARSVAGGPGMPYLLRRVRPRLEVALGEELVHRILTENPGHAFGVDWR
- a CDS encoding tautomerase family protein, which encodes MPFVRVDALGAGPERLDALGRAVHDALVETLGIPPDDRFQVLTGHDGTRSTLRYDDYLGVHRDEGIVYVAITMRSGRPPERKQALYRRIAELAQTYAGTEPRNVFVTVTENESADWSLGDGVAQYLVRRGAPAPAAHGPAGETPGGA
- a CDS encoding DeoR/GlpR family DNA-binding transcription regulator: MSENQNLLAEQRRALILDEVRRRGGVRVNELTRKLGVSDMTVRRDLDALARQGVLEKVHGGAVPVVEASTHEPGFEAKSGLELTAKEDIARAAAELVTPGTAIALSGGTTTYALAQHLLDVPDLTVVTNSVRVADVFHAAQRTSGQRQGAATVVLTGGVRTPSDSLVGPVADRAIASLHFDVLFLGVHGISLEAGLSTPNLAEAETNRQLVQSARRVVVVADHTKWGTVGLSSFAALEEVDTLVTDAGLPTDARTEISEHLRRLVVAGESEEGTDS
- a CDS encoding ATP-binding protein, which encodes MISQPSRHCTVELQALPSRIGQVRRIVSAQLRYWHLDSLIDRAALGVTELLTNVHLHAQPDKTCTVEMELLLDRLTVSVHDHDPRLPELRAPDPSATSGRGLAMVAAVAASWGARPDGDSGKVVWFTLPAPSAAPAGPVRSRTPYERALEAPAHGSAVDEHTTRHAPARSAVAG
- a CDS encoding DUF4865 family protein, giving the protein MHAMQYELALPADYDMGIIRDRVSRIGHLLDDWDGLGFKAYLMRERGVHGSPVNQYAPFYLWNTVEGMNTFLWGGAFQGLVGDFGRPVVRQWTGLAYEEGVAADSPAVVAVRRRQAVPDGVHLSEVMEDAVREAGRLAGDDGAVLAAAAVDTRGWELVHFSLWEHDTPKAEGDVFQVLHMSAPGRGELPRGRQW
- a CDS encoding SHOCT domain-containing protein, with the translated sequence MQTLAHWDGGPGPWILFFPLIWAAVVVGAVTVLRRTARRGRGGPWRPMDGRPTGDSPIAVLGRRFASGEIDEDEYWRRLSVLDEQFGRTGKGGPA